One genomic window of Polynucleobacter sp. HIN11 includes the following:
- a CDS encoding histidine phosphatase family protein: MRQLTKICFVRHGETNWNVEKRMQGHTDIPLNAHGLMQAERLAKALLRTGHRFNRIYSSDLERAFHTAKVIASPLSLDISVHPDLRERHVGKLQGLLLADAPRAEPELWQRHLTRDLDFDLGGGESIVQFHNRMKRMLDHLLMKHAGEQILAVSHGGSLDMIYRIVTQQALDAERVAVVPNTSLNWIVHDGNTWSIERWGDTSHLTDSVLDNIEI, from the coding sequence ATGAGGCAACTGACTAAAATCTGTTTTGTTCGTCACGGGGAAACCAATTGGAATGTTGAAAAGCGGATGCAAGGTCATACCGACATTCCCCTCAATGCCCACGGTCTAATGCAGGCTGAACGTTTAGCCAAAGCCCTCTTAAGAACCGGTCATCGTTTTAATCGCATCTACTCGAGCGATTTAGAGCGCGCCTTTCATACCGCCAAAGTGATTGCAAGTCCTTTGTCTTTGGATATTTCAGTGCACCCTGATTTGCGCGAGCGCCATGTCGGCAAACTCCAAGGGTTGCTTTTGGCTGATGCACCCCGGGCAGAACCAGAACTATGGCAACGTCACCTGACCCGCGATTTAGACTTTGATCTCGGCGGGGGCGAGAGTATTGTGCAGTTTCATAATCGGATGAAGCGCATGCTCGATCATTTATTAATGAAGCATGCTGGCGAGCAGATTTTGGCGGTCAGTCATGGTGGCTCACTCGATATGATCTACCGCATCGTCACCCAACAAGCTTTAGATGCCGAACGCGTCGCGGTGGTTCCCAATACCTCACTTAATTGGATTGTCCATGATGGCAATACTTGGTCGATTGAGCGCTGGGGCGATACGAGTCATCTCACCGATTCGGTACTCGACAATATTGAAATCTAA
- a CDS encoding NAD(P)/FAD-dependent oxidoreductase, translating into MIRITELRLPIDHAPEALDQEILKRLDIPPKDLIRFEVFKRSYDARKNSALTFIYTLDVSVRDEANILKRHAHDPHVRPSPDTSYHFVVQQSRNQSTKSPLRPVVIGFGPCGIFAALLLAQMGFKPIVLERGRAVRERTQDTWGLWRKKILNPESNVQFGEGGAGTFSDGKLWSQVKDPKFYGRKVLHEFVKAGAPEEILYVSKPHIGTFRLVGMVEKIRQEIIDLGGEVRFGQKVTHFDIDNHVLKGLRLESGEYLPADHVVLALGHSARDTFKELFDAGVYMEAKPFSVGFRIEHPQSVIDRARLGPHAGHPLIGAADYKLVHHAKNGRSVYSFCMCPGGTVVAATSEPNRVVTNGMSQYSRNERNANAGIVVGIDPSDYPGGPLAGIAFQRELESRAYTLGGSTYEAPGQLVGDFLKGKPSTEFGSVIPSYKPGVHLTDLATSLPSYAIEAIREAIPAFEKKIKGFAMPDAVLTGVETRTSSPLQIKRGPNYQSINTKGLYPAGEGAGYAGGIMSAGIDGIKVAEAIALDLVST; encoded by the coding sequence ATGATTCGGATTACTGAGCTCCGCCTACCGATTGACCATGCTCCAGAGGCGCTTGATCAGGAAATACTAAAGAGGCTCGATATTCCACCGAAGGACCTGATTCGATTCGAGGTCTTCAAGCGTAGTTACGATGCCCGTAAAAATAGTGCGCTCACCTTTATCTATACCCTCGATGTATCCGTTCGGGATGAAGCCAACATTCTCAAGCGGCATGCACATGATCCCCATGTGCGACCGAGCCCCGATACGTCGTATCACTTCGTTGTTCAGCAAAGTCGCAATCAGTCAACAAAATCCCCATTACGACCTGTTGTGATCGGTTTTGGTCCTTGCGGGATCTTTGCGGCGCTCCTATTGGCGCAAATGGGATTTAAGCCGATTGTGCTCGAGCGTGGTAGGGCGGTGCGTGAACGTACTCAAGATACCTGGGGGCTATGGCGCAAAAAGATTTTGAACCCGGAATCCAATGTGCAGTTTGGTGAGGGTGGGGCGGGTACCTTCTCGGATGGCAAGCTATGGAGCCAAGTGAAGGACCCGAAGTTTTATGGTCGTAAAGTCTTACACGAGTTTGTGAAAGCGGGGGCACCTGAAGAAATTCTGTATGTCTCGAAACCCCACATTGGGACCTTTCGCTTAGTCGGAATGGTTGAGAAGATCCGCCAAGAAATTATTGATCTGGGCGGCGAAGTGCGCTTTGGTCAAAAGGTGACTCATTTTGATATCGACAATCACGTATTGAAGGGGTTGCGCTTGGAAAGCGGTGAGTATCTGCCGGCCGATCATGTGGTGCTCGCACTTGGTCATAGTGCACGCGATACCTTCAAAGAGCTCTTTGACGCAGGCGTCTATATGGAAGCGAAGCCCTTCTCGGTCGGCTTTCGCATTGAGCATCCCCAATCCGTGATTGATCGTGCGCGCTTGGGGCCGCATGCCGGACACCCGCTCATTGGTGCAGCGGACTATAAGCTCGTGCACCATGCCAAGAATGGACGCTCAGTCTATAGTTTTTGCATGTGCCCAGGTGGTACGGTGGTGGCAGCAACTTCCGAGCCTAATCGGGTGGTGACCAATGGCATGAGTCAGTATTCGCGCAATGAGCGCAATGCCAATGCGGGAATTGTAGTGGGAATCGATCCAAGCGACTATCCGGGTGGACCGCTTGCAGGCATTGCCTTTCAGCGTGAGCTGGAATCGAGAGCGTATACCTTGGGTGGGTCGACCTATGAAGCTCCCGGGCAGTTAGTGGGTGATTTCTTAAAAGGCAAGCCATCGACGGAATTTGGCTCAGTCATCCCATCATATAAACCAGGCGTGCATCTCACCGACCTCGCCACAAGCCTACCGAGCTATGCAATCGAGGCGATTCGGGAGGCGATTCCCGCGTTTGAGAAAAAGATCAAAGGCTTTGCGATGCCTGATGCGGTACTCACCGGGGTAGAGACCCGTACTTCCTCGCCACTGCAGATTAAGCGTGGACCCAATTACCAAAGCATCAATACCAAAGGCCTTTACCCAGCCGGTGAGGGCGCGGGGTATGCCGGTGGAATTATGTCCGCTGGGATTGATGGCATTAAAGTCGCTGAAGCGATTGCGCTCGATCTCGTGAGCACCTAA
- a CDS encoding GNAT family N-acetyltransferase, with translation MQKIRIMQWDEAKDLAYPIRLTVFVHEQGVPEELELDDDDAIAWHVVVLDHGNAIATGRLLKNGKIGRLAVLKEYRGLGLGGELMKTLLSYGRQEGIKQFFLHAQTTAIGFYERHGFKAIDLPFEEAGIDHIKMVLISD, from the coding sequence ATGCAAAAAATCAGGATCATGCAATGGGATGAGGCGAAAGACCTTGCCTACCCGATTCGCTTGACCGTATTTGTTCATGAACAAGGAGTCCCCGAAGAGCTCGAGCTCGATGACGATGATGCAATCGCCTGGCATGTGGTTGTGCTAGACCATGGCAACGCAATTGCAACAGGACGCTTACTGAAAAATGGCAAGATTGGTCGCTTGGCGGTGCTCAAAGAGTATCGCGGTCTAGGTCTTGGGGGCGAACTAATGAAGACTTTGTTGTCGTATGGCCGTCAAGAAGGAATCAAGCAATTCTTTTTGCACGCTCAGACAACCGCTATTGGCTTTTATGAACGTCATGGATTTAAGGCAATCGACCTTCCATTTGAGGAGGCCGGCATTGATCACATCAAAATGGTACTAATATCGGATTAG
- a CDS encoding sensor histidine kinase: MKVLLALNFFIFAAIQLGLLFGILHYLQGESKSKPNPYWLGALISNVIGLALFAIGILLTDDIQKVPPIFTLANTLFYAAAILQGLFFYSFNHPVSKSLKWALGLSMLSYGLFFEYLRLNWAFEERTLFAVSTYAIILAWQIREARMVNRGLGLQQLRYFQYAAIGEALFLAPRLVVLFETNFPIRSMEQLPQLLIIFTFGQILMNTLSFIAIWGYWSEKLAIDSRQTEFQNMTFKKLLDERETLISSLLKANKSNTTGALTASIAHEINQPLGAIQINSEYLQKKISEEAVDRDLIKRLADDISKDNMRAARIIRTLKAIFSEKYDAFPEKVSVVEAIESVILLSKSDLSEKHVRVEVDIPNSISMPMSFGEAQQIFLNLINNAAQAFQTSMRSECVIWIRGMEDANQIRIRCEDNGPGVSSERAQHLFDLFSGSKREGMGLGLWLCEYIISRHGGKIRFDSAYQGGAAFEITFPKTE, from the coding sequence ATGAAAGTTTTACTCGCTCTCAATTTTTTTATCTTCGCAGCAATTCAGCTTGGATTACTCTTTGGAATTCTTCATTATCTTCAGGGTGAGTCCAAATCAAAACCGAATCCATATTGGCTTGGAGCATTGATTTCGAATGTTATCGGTTTAGCATTATTTGCAATTGGGATTTTGTTAACTGATGATATTCAGAAAGTCCCACCTATCTTTACGCTCGCCAACACTTTGTTTTATGCGGCAGCAATTCTGCAAGGCCTATTTTTCTATTCCTTTAATCATCCCGTCAGTAAATCATTAAAGTGGGCTCTTGGGCTCTCCATGCTTTCTTATGGGTTGTTCTTTGAATATTTACGACTCAATTGGGCATTTGAGGAGCGAACATTATTTGCTGTCTCCACCTATGCAATCATTCTTGCCTGGCAAATTCGAGAAGCCCGTATGGTCAATCGTGGATTGGGTCTGCAGCAATTGCGGTATTTTCAATACGCTGCAATAGGAGAGGCACTTTTCCTGGCACCGCGACTGGTTGTCTTGTTCGAAACCAATTTCCCGATTCGTTCGATGGAGCAATTGCCGCAGCTTCTCATCATCTTTACGTTTGGCCAGATTTTGATGAACACCTTATCGTTTATTGCAATCTGGGGTTACTGGTCCGAAAAATTAGCGATCGACAGCCGGCAGACCGAATTCCAAAATATGACGTTTAAGAAGCTGCTTGATGAACGTGAAACGCTTATCAGTTCATTACTCAAGGCTAACAAGAGTAATACTACGGGGGCATTAACTGCCTCGATAGCCCATGAGATTAATCAGCCATTGGGGGCCATTCAGATTAATAGTGAGTATCTGCAAAAGAAGATTTCTGAGGAAGCGGTTGATCGGGATTTAATTAAAAGACTTGCAGATGACATTTCCAAAGATAATATGCGGGCTGCCCGCATTATCAGAACCCTAAAAGCAATCTTCTCTGAGAAATATGACGCTTTCCCCGAAAAAGTATCAGTAGTTGAGGCAATCGAATCGGTCATTTTGTTATCTAAATCTGATTTATCTGAAAAGCATGTTCGTGTTGAAGTCGACATTCCGAACTCGATAAGCATGCCGATGAGTTTTGGGGAGGCCCAACAAATCTTCTTAAATCTGATCAATAATGCTGCTCAGGCATTCCAAACTAGTATGCGATCGGAGTGTGTCATCTGGATTCGTGGAATGGAGGATGCTAATCAAATTAGGATTCGTTGTGAGGATAATGGACCAGGCGTTTCCTCTGAACGAGCCCAACACCTATTTGATCTATTTTCTGGCAGTAAGCGCGAGGGGATGGGTCTAGGACTCTGGTTATGCGAATACATCATAAGTCGCCATGGCGGCAAGATTCGTTTCGATTCCGCTTATCAAGGCGGCGCTGCCTTTGAAATCACCTTCCCTAAAACCGAATAA
- a CDS encoding potassium channel family protein produces MLLLITFILNTLIALLAIVFHYEVLYKLNSAMPAIKHIHARYKVLIAVGVIFIAHIIEIWIFALAYYLMLIFPNLGSVIGSTSDHGLLLDSAYLSFVTYTTVGYGDIVVDGYLRYLTGVEALTGLILITWSASFLFIEMQKYWGSREPK; encoded by the coding sequence ATGCTTCTATTGATTACCTTCATACTCAATACACTGATTGCACTTTTGGCGATCGTATTTCATTATGAAGTTTTGTACAAACTAAACAGTGCCATGCCGGCGATTAAGCACATTCATGCTCGCTATAAGGTATTGATCGCAGTTGGTGTGATTTTTATTGCACACATCATTGAGATTTGGATCTTTGCATTAGCTTATTACCTCATGCTGATATTTCCCAACCTTGGAAGTGTGATTGGTAGCACCTCTGATCATGGCTTGCTGCTCGATAGTGCGTATTTATCGTTTGTCACCTATACCACTGTAGGATACGGTGACATTGTGGTAGACGGTTATCTTCGCTATCTAACTGGAGTTGAGGCACTCACCGGTCTGATTCTGATTACCTGGTCTGCATCGTTCCTATTTATAGAAATGCAAAAGTATTGGGGCTCACGCGAGCCAAAGTAA
- the serS gene encoding serine--tRNA ligase: MLDPQLLRKDLESVKARLATRKFELDTNLFTQLENERKQLQAGTEELQAKRNQLAKAIGMKKGKGENADAELAESASVNQALEKNSTRLSTLQDQIKDLMLNIPNLPDESVPVGMTADENKEMKVWGKPTEFDFTPKDHVDLGAPIGLDFDAASKISGARFVVLKGNAAKLHRALAQFMLDVHTEQHGYQEVYAPYIVSAQAMQGTGQLPKFEADLFKVPRKMGGEHPDDGGERIENFYLIPTAEVPVTNLVRDAIINTDQLPLKYVAHTPCFRSEAGSYGRDVRGMIRQHQFDKVELVHISHPEKSMQALEELTAHAEKILELLELPYRRMLLCTGDMGFGSTKTYDLEVWIPSQNAYREISSCSNMGDFQARRMQARYKVGQNKPELLHTLNGSGLAVGRTGVALLENYQQADGSIRIPKVLQPYMGGLEVIRSL, from the coding sequence ATGCTGGACCCCCAACTGCTTCGTAAAGATTTAGAGAGTGTCAAGGCACGCTTGGCCACGCGCAAGTTTGAGCTAGATACCAACCTGTTTACACAGCTTGAGAATGAGCGCAAACAGCTTCAAGCAGGTACCGAAGAGTTGCAAGCCAAACGCAATCAATTGGCCAAAGCCATTGGCATGAAAAAAGGTAAGGGCGAGAATGCAGATGCAGAACTTGCTGAGTCGGCGAGCGTTAACCAAGCGCTTGAGAAAAACTCCACTCGTTTATCGACCTTACAAGATCAAATCAAAGACTTGATGCTCAATATCCCGAACTTACCGGATGAGAGCGTGCCGGTTGGTATGACGGCCGACGAAAATAAAGAGATGAAGGTTTGGGGAAAACCAACAGAATTTGATTTCACCCCCAAGGATCACGTCGATCTAGGCGCTCCCATTGGACTAGATTTTGATGCAGCATCCAAAATCAGTGGCGCGCGTTTTGTGGTTCTCAAAGGCAACGCTGCGAAGCTCCATCGGGCGCTTGCGCAATTCATGCTGGATGTGCACACCGAGCAGCATGGTTACCAAGAGGTCTACGCGCCATATATAGTGAGCGCGCAAGCAATGCAGGGTACAGGACAGCTACCCAAGTTTGAGGCTGATTTATTCAAAGTACCCCGCAAGATGGGTGGCGAGCATCCTGACGATGGCGGTGAGCGGATTGAAAACTTTTATCTCATCCCCACTGCTGAAGTGCCGGTGACTAACTTAGTGCGTGACGCGATTATTAACACTGATCAGCTACCGCTCAAGTATGTAGCTCACACTCCATGCTTTCGCTCGGAAGCAGGCAGTTATGGGCGTGATGTGCGCGGCATGATCCGCCAGCACCAATTTGATAAGGTCGAGTTGGTGCACATCAGCCATCCCGAGAAATCGATGCAGGCTTTGGAAGAATTGACTGCGCATGCGGAAAAAATTCTGGAGCTCTTGGAATTGCCGTACCGACGCATGCTCTTATGCACCGGCGATATGGGCTTTGGTAGCACCAAGACCTATGATCTGGAAGTGTGGATCCCTTCGCAAAATGCCTATCGAGAAATTAGCTCGTGCTCCAACATGGGAGATTTTCAAGCTAGGCGGATGCAAGCGCGTTATAAAGTCGGTCAAAACAAACCCGAACTACTTCACACTCTAAATGGCTCGGGCCTTGCGGTTGGTAGAACTGGCGTAGCTCTACTGGAAAATTATCAACAAGCTGATGGCAGTATCCGGATCCCCAAGGTATTGCAGCCCTATATGGGCGGTTTAGAGGTGATTCGCTCGCTATAA
- a CDS encoding outer membrane lipoprotein carrier protein LolA → MKRFIFYFAVAALAIPNAIHAQPTTPSGIEQLKQFVKTVRSAQGEFVQQQMRTPKPNEPQDKLKMIRQTSGQFIFQRPGRFVWDTQKPYEQKLIMDGKQLLMWDKDLNQLTIRSANQALAASPAAILFGDVALDQQFDLEEVGTKTNLQWVNLKPKAKPGQGDLPYTQIAIGMGSGLPKALELTDGFGSMVLVIFNQMQINPSVDSSRFQFKPPQGAEVLRLN, encoded by the coding sequence ATGAAGCGTTTTATTTTCTATTTTGCCGTCGCAGCATTGGCTATTCCAAATGCGATTCATGCGCAACCCACAACTCCTTCGGGGATTGAACAGCTCAAGCAATTTGTGAAGACCGTGCGCTCTGCCCAAGGTGAGTTTGTGCAGCAACAAATGCGCACCCCCAAACCTAATGAGCCGCAAGATAAACTGAAAATGATTCGGCAAACCTCAGGGCAATTTATCTTCCAGCGCCCGGGGCGCTTTGTGTGGGATACCCAAAAGCCGTATGAGCAAAAACTCATCATGGATGGTAAGCAATTGCTCATGTGGGATAAGGACCTCAATCAATTAACCATCCGATCAGCCAATCAGGCCTTAGCCGCCTCGCCTGCCGCCATCCTGTTTGGGGATGTCGCTCTTGATCAGCAGTTTGATTTAGAGGAAGTGGGCACCAAAACCAATTTGCAGTGGGTAAACCTAAAGCCAAAGGCAAAACCCGGGCAGGGCGATTTACCTTATACGCAAATTGCGATTGGCATGGGCTCTGGATTGCCTAAAGCATTGGAGCTGACCGACGGATTTGGCAGCATGGTGCTCGTGATTTTCAATCAGATGCAAATCAATCCGAGCGTGGATAGTAGCCGCTTTCAATTTAAGCCTCCACAGGGTGCCGAGGTCTTGCGACTAAACTAA
- a CDS encoding DNA translocase FtsK, with product MARSSLPQIKTPLPPEGGTGKMSRLIAEVRWMLMLAICLGLFAVLITYTKSDPAWSHASFEVPKNIGGRIGAWTADLMLYIFGVSAFWWVVLFGRRVYQGWRELWSVPLPVDPEARPESFWTRWLGFALTLTCSMGLESIRMHSLQWELPRPPGGILGEVIGDPLQMAFGFTGATLILIFGLAAGLSLFLHFSWLTLSEQVGRFIELSIRRLREKREEQEDQKIGEQAAVEREEHVEEVRIREEVAPKVQIFNQPLKIVKSERVEREKQQPLFVEIPDSELPPLSLLDPVPEAKETISAETLEFTSRLIERKLDDFGVQAKVIAAYPGPVVTRYEIEPAVGVKGSQIVNLSRDLSRSLGVVSLRVVETIPGKTCMALELPNPTRQSVYLSEILSSQVYNDNHSLLTLALGKDIAGSPMVADLVKMPHCLVAGTTGAGKSVGINAMILSILFKAKPDEVRLIMIDPKMLEMSVYEKVPHLLCPVVTDMKQAYNALNWAVNEMERRYKLMSKFGVRNLAGFNKKIMEAEAKGEKLTNPFSLTPEDPEPLYKAPIIVVIIDELADLMMVSGKKIEELIARIAQKARAAGIHLVLATQRPSVDVITGLIKANVPTRISFQVSSKIDSRTILDQQGAETLLGMGDMLYMPPGTGLPIRVHGAFVSDDEVHRVVSWLKEKGEANYIEGVLEGADESTMDALNGGGNGGGEADPLYDQAVAIVLENKRASISLVQRHLRIGYNRAARLLEDMEKAGLVSKMGGNGNREILVRPSE from the coding sequence ATGGCTCGTAGCTCGCTCCCACAAATTAAGACCCCGCTGCCTCCCGAAGGCGGCACTGGCAAGATGTCTCGCTTAATTGCTGAAGTACGCTGGATGCTGATGCTTGCCATCTGCCTTGGCTTATTTGCGGTTCTGATTACCTACACTAAATCCGATCCAGCCTGGTCGCACGCTAGTTTTGAGGTTCCTAAAAATATTGGTGGTCGTATTGGAGCATGGACCGCTGATTTGATGCTCTACATTTTTGGGGTTTCGGCATTTTGGTGGGTCGTATTATTTGGTCGGCGTGTGTATCAAGGTTGGCGTGAGCTCTGGAGTGTGCCATTACCAGTTGATCCAGAGGCTAGACCCGAATCCTTTTGGACCCGTTGGCTGGGCTTTGCCTTGACCCTCACCTGCAGCATGGGACTAGAGTCGATTCGGATGCATTCTTTGCAATGGGAGCTGCCCAGACCCCCGGGCGGTATCTTGGGCGAAGTAATCGGGGATCCCCTGCAAATGGCGTTTGGCTTTACGGGCGCCACTCTGATTTTGATCTTTGGCTTAGCAGCCGGCCTTTCTCTGTTTTTACATTTCTCGTGGCTCACGCTTTCTGAGCAAGTGGGACGATTTATCGAGCTAAGTATTCGACGTCTGCGCGAGAAGCGCGAGGAGCAAGAAGATCAAAAGATTGGTGAGCAAGCTGCGGTTGAGCGTGAAGAGCACGTCGAGGAAGTGCGGATTCGGGAAGAAGTGGCACCCAAGGTACAAATCTTTAATCAACCCTTAAAGATTGTGAAGAGTGAGCGGGTTGAGCGCGAGAAGCAGCAACCACTCTTTGTAGAAATCCCGGACTCGGAGTTGCCGCCGCTCTCACTCTTAGATCCCGTTCCTGAGGCAAAAGAAACAATTTCTGCTGAGACCCTAGAGTTCACCTCCAGATTGATTGAGCGCAAGCTCGACGATTTTGGGGTGCAAGCTAAGGTGATTGCTGCTTATCCAGGACCGGTTGTGACGCGTTATGAGATCGAGCCTGCAGTCGGTGTGAAGGGCAGTCAAATTGTGAACCTCTCACGCGACCTATCACGTTCTTTGGGTGTCGTGAGCTTGCGCGTGGTCGAGACCATCCCCGGTAAGACCTGTATGGCGCTTGAGTTACCCAATCCAACGCGACAGTCGGTCTACCTCTCGGAGATTTTGAGCTCCCAGGTCTATAACGACAACCATTCTCTACTCACACTAGCCTTGGGTAAGGATATTGCGGGTAGCCCCATGGTTGCAGATTTAGTGAAGATGCCACATTGCTTGGTGGCGGGTACTACGGGCGCGGGTAAGTCGGTCGGAATCAATGCCATGATTTTGTCGATCCTCTTTAAGGCCAAGCCGGATGAAGTGCGACTCATCATGATCGATCCCAAGATGCTAGAGATGTCCGTTTATGAGAAGGTGCCCCATCTGTTGTGCCCCGTAGTAACCGACATGAAACAGGCCTATAACGCGCTCAATTGGGCAGTCAACGAGATGGAGCGGCGCTACAAACTCATGAGTAAGTTTGGAGTGCGTAACTTAGCCGGCTTTAATAAAAAGATTATGGAAGCCGAAGCCAAGGGCGAGAAACTCACCAATCCATTTAGTCTCACCCCTGAAGATCCAGAGCCACTCTACAAAGCCCCCATTATTGTGGTCATCATCGATGAGCTTGCTGATCTGATGATGGTCTCTGGTAAGAAGATTGAAGAGTTGATTGCACGGATTGCGCAAAAGGCGCGTGCTGCCGGTATTCATTTGGTGTTGGCAACGCAACGTCCGAGTGTGGATGTCATCACCGGTTTGATCAAAGCCAACGTTCCCACCCGAATTTCCTTCCAGGTGAGTAGCAAGATCGATAGCCGTACCATCCTAGACCAACAAGGCGCTGAGACGCTGTTGGGAATGGGTGATATGTTGTATATGCCACCAGGAACGGGTTTACCAATTCGGGTGCATGGTGCATTCGTATCCGACGATGAGGTGCATCGTGTGGTTTCCTGGCTTAAAGAGAAGGGTGAGGCTAACTACATCGAGGGTGTGCTCGAGGGTGCCGATGAGTCCACCATGGATGCCTTAAATGGTGGCGGCAATGGCGGTGGTGAAGCTGATCCACTCTATGATCAAGCCGTTGCTATCGTCCTTGAGAACAAACGCGCCTCCATCTCGCTGGTGCAGCGGCATTTACGGATTGGTTATAACCGTGCCGCGCGTCTCTTGGAGGATATGGAAAAAGCGGGCCTAGTCTCGAAGATGGGCGGCAATGGTAATCGTGAGATTCTGGTTCGCCCCAGCGAATAA
- the trxB gene encoding thioredoxin-disulfide reductase → MTTTTKHSKVLILGSGPAGYTAAVYAARANLKPTLITGLAQGGQLMTTTDVENWPADPNGVQGPELMDRFLKHAEHFNTEIIFDHIHTAALTEKPIRLVGDSGTYTCDALIISTGASAQYLGLPSEEAFMGRGVSGCATCDGFFYKGQDVCVVGGGNTAVEEALYLTGIVRKVTVIHRRDKFRAEPILNDRLMAKVAEGKVELKLNATLDEVLGDDKGVTGVRIKKQDGSTEEIAVSGAFIAIGHKPNTDLFVGQLDMNNGYIKTHSGLEGNATATNIPGVFAAGDVQDHIYRQAITSAGTGCMAALDAQRYLEGLE, encoded by the coding sequence ATGACGACAACTACCAAACACTCTAAAGTACTGATTCTGGGCTCGGGCCCAGCCGGCTACACCGCAGCGGTCTATGCCGCCCGCGCCAACCTCAAGCCCACCCTGATTACCGGGCTCGCCCAAGGCGGCCAGCTCATGACCACCACCGATGTGGAAAACTGGCCCGCTGACCCCAATGGCGTCCAAGGACCCGAGCTCATGGATCGCTTCCTAAAGCATGCCGAGCACTTTAATACCGAGATCATTTTTGATCACATCCATACGGCAGCTCTCACCGAAAAGCCGATTCGCTTAGTGGGTGATTCGGGCACTTACACCTGTGATGCACTGATTATCTCAACGGGAGCTTCCGCTCAATACCTTGGGCTTCCAAGTGAGGAAGCATTCATGGGTCGGGGGGTTTCAGGGTGTGCAACCTGTGATGGCTTCTTTTACAAGGGTCAGGATGTGTGCGTAGTTGGGGGTGGCAATACGGCCGTTGAGGAAGCGCTCTATCTGACGGGCATTGTTCGTAAGGTGACGGTGATCCATCGCCGTGACAAATTCCGTGCGGAGCCGATTCTGAATGATCGCTTAATGGCAAAAGTAGCCGAAGGTAAGGTTGAACTCAAACTCAACGCCACCCTCGATGAAGTTTTGGGTGATGACAAGGGGGTGACGGGAGTTCGTATCAAAAAACAGGATGGCAGCACCGAAGAAATTGCGGTATCGGGTGCCTTCATTGCGATTGGTCACAAACCCAATACCGATTTGTTCGTTGGTCAACTTGATATGAACAATGGCTACATCAAAACGCACTCGGGCTTAGAGGGCAATGCCACAGCAACCAATATCCCTGGTGTCTTTGCAGCAGGTGACGTCCAAGATCACATCTATCGCCAGGCCATTACCAGTGCGGGCACGGGTTGTATGGCAGCATTGGATGCGCAACGTTATCTGGAAGGTCTCGAGTAA